In Sphaeramia orbicularis chromosome 1, fSphaOr1.1, whole genome shotgun sequence, a genomic segment contains:
- the LOC115417878 gene encoding G-protein coupled receptor 35-like isoform X1, whose translation MENSSVSTSHDLTPGVFMYVFIGSVHYTVGFPLNIWALWLIVSTQATRTEILTLNLILMEILSSVGFLLYVVDSFSRSFSINRLSLFHQASVVVGRVLFPWQVCMDRYLAVVHPVAFIRYKQIQYRGSCLAVLWLFAIGCGLINIFLPMNFTAVSIFAFAVFLPILSTEIFCSLSIVRILRRSGPGHKESQEKKEANQQKRRAVQVICVGLLMLALNNFPFILVPFFNVDTEEFLTAALGLSCLGSPIQAVLFLSRSGRLSCRSIC comes from the exons ATGGAGAACTCTTCAGTGTCCACGTCCCATGATCTAACCCCTGGAGTCTTCATGTATGTTTTCATTGGTTCTGTTCATTACACAGTTGGATTTCCTCTGAACATCTGGGCTCTGTGGCTGATTGTCTCCACCCAGGCCACCAGAACGGAGATTTTAACCCTAAACCTTATACTGATGGAGATTCTGAGTTCTGTGGGATTTCTTCTCTATGTGGTCGACTCTTTTAGCCGATCGTTTTCTATTAATCGTCTGTCACTCTTCCATCAAGCGTCGGTGGTGGTGGGTCGAGTCCTGTTCCCCTGGCAGGTCTGCATGGACCGGTACCTGGCCGTCGTCCATCCGGTGGCGTTCATTAG GTACAAACAGATCCAGTATCGAGGATCTTGTCTGGCTGTTCTGTGGCTTTTTGCCATCG GTTGTGGCCTGATCAACATCTTCTTACCCATGAATTTCACGGCGGTTTCCATCTTCGCATTTGCCGTGTTTCTTCCCATCCTGTCCACAGAGATCTTCTGCAGCCTGTCCATCGTCCGGATCCTCAGAAGATCTGGTCCAGGACACAAGGAGTCCCAGGAAAAGAAGGAGGCCAACCAGCAGAAGAGGAGAGCCGTCCAGGTCATCTGTGTGGGTCTGCTGATGCTGGCTCTCAATAACTTCCCCTTCATTCTGGTGCCTTTTTTCAATGTTGACACAGAGGAGTTCCTTACTGCAGCGTTAGGGTTGTCGTGTCTGGGAAGTCCAATCCAGGCTGTTTTGTTCCTCAGTAGGTCTGGGAGATTGTCCTGCAGAAGCATCTGCTAA
- the LOC115417878 gene encoding uncharacterized protein LOC115417878 isoform X2, with the protein MDRYLAVVHPVAFIRYKQIQYRGSCLAVLWLFAIGCGLINIFLPMNFTAVSIFAFAVFLPILSTEIFCSLSIVRILRRSGPGHKESQEKKEANQQKRRAVQVICVGLLMLALNNFPFILVPFFNVDTEEFLTAALGLSCLGSPIQAVLFLSRSGRLSCRSIC; encoded by the exons ATGGACCGGTACCTGGCCGTCGTCCATCCGGTGGCGTTCATTAG GTACAAACAGATCCAGTATCGAGGATCTTGTCTGGCTGTTCTGTGGCTTTTTGCCATCG GTTGTGGCCTGATCAACATCTTCTTACCCATGAATTTCACGGCGGTTTCCATCTTCGCATTTGCCGTGTTTCTTCCCATCCTGTCCACAGAGATCTTCTGCAGCCTGTCCATCGTCCGGATCCTCAGAAGATCTGGTCCAGGACACAAGGAGTCCCAGGAAAAGAAGGAGGCCAACCAGCAGAAGAGGAGAGCCGTCCAGGTCATCTGTGTGGGTCTGCTGATGCTGGCTCTCAATAACTTCCCCTTCATTCTGGTGCCTTTTTTCAATGTTGACACAGAGGAGTTCCTTACTGCAGCGTTAGGGTTGTCGTGTCTGGGAAGTCCAATCCAGGCTGTTTTGTTCCTCAGTAGGTCTGGGAGATTGTCCTGCAGAAGCATCTGCTAA